The following are encoded in a window of Candidatus Sericytochromatia bacterium genomic DNA:
- a CDS encoding family 1 glycosylhydrolase has product MLASSEPLWGVAISSHQNDGGAPASDWTMAERARLLPVASGLGADFRRYWRDDLDRLKDEIGANAFRFSVEWARVEPEPGRIDPQEMDFLLKLLEGARDRGLAVILTLHHFTSPNWLHGLPGGGWEGLESTARFERYTRLIAREFGQAVRYWLTFNEPTNLLVGGYLSGRMPPFRKGPLALGRAARHLVLAHERAYEAIHDLHSAAMVSVSEFSGILRLGVGLDYQPGHLLDGLRTRGQAAASGLTFPHLDYIGLHYYGDIPPLELIHFPLRFHRFPARPEGFGRLIRQTWARYRLPILIGENGLATRNHAARPDGWTSDRYLEAHVAEVRAARTAGIPILGYCWWTLTDNYEWGSFDNRFGLYRVECASGDYTRHATPAVAAFRRAIRQESGHED; this is encoded by the coding sequence ATGCTTGCCTCCAGCGAGCCCCTGTGGGGGGTTGCCATCTCCAGCCACCAGAACGATGGCGGCGCGCCCGCTTCGGACTGGACGATGGCCGAACGGGCCCGCTTGTTGCCGGTGGCCTCGGGGCTTGGGGCTGACTTTCGCCGCTACTGGCGCGACGACCTTGACCGCCTGAAAGACGAGATCGGCGCCAACGCGTTTCGTTTCAGCGTCGAGTGGGCCCGCGTCGAGCCGGAGCCGGGCCGCATCGATCCCCAGGAGATGGACTTCCTGCTCAAACTGCTGGAAGGCGCCCGAGACCGTGGGTTGGCGGTGATCCTCACCCTGCATCACTTCACGTCACCGAACTGGCTACACGGCCTGCCCGGCGGAGGCTGGGAAGGTCTGGAAAGCACCGCCCGCTTCGAACGCTACACCCGTTTGATCGCACGCGAGTTCGGTCAGGCGGTGCGCTACTGGCTGACGTTCAATGAACCGACCAATTTGCTGGTGGGGGGTTACCTCTCGGGTCGGATGCCGCCCTTTCGCAAGGGTCCGCTGGCCCTGGGCCGCGCGGCCAGGCATCTGGTGCTGGCCCACGAACGTGCCTACGAAGCGATTCACGACCTGCACTCGGCGGCCATGGTATCCGTCAGCGAATTTTCCGGCATCCTGAGGCTCGGCGTCGGACTCGATTATCAACCCGGACACCTGCTCGATGGTCTGCGCACCAGAGGGCAGGCCGCCGCGAGCGGGCTGACGTTCCCGCACCTGGATTACATTGGCCTGCATTACTACGGGGACATCCCGCCCTTGGAACTGATCCATTTTCCGCTGCGGTTTCACCGTTTCCCCGCGCGCCCTGAGGGGTTTGGGCGCCTCATCCGGCAAACCTGGGCGCGCTATCGTCTGCCGATCCTGATCGGCGAAAATGGCCTGGCCACGCGCAACCACGCAGCTCGCCCGGACGGCTGGACCTCAGACCGGTACCTGGAAGCCCACGTCGCGGAGGTTCGCGCAGCCCGGACGGCAGGCATTCCCATCCTGGGTTATTGCTGGTGGACCCTGACGGACAATTACGAGTGGGGAAGCTTCGACAACCGCTTCGGGCTCTATCGCGTGGAATGCGCCAGTGGCGACTACACCCGCCACGCCACCCCCGCCGTGGCGGCCTTCCGCCGCGCCATCCGGCAGGAAAGCGGCCACGAGGATTGA
- the glpK gene encoding glycerol kinase GlpK — protein sequence MSRYMLAIDQGTTGSTAIVFNQTGRVAGKGYQEITQHYPQPGWVEHDAEEIWTRTLAAIAAALSQAGITGAELAGIGITNQRETVVLWDRTTGRPLHRAIVWQCRRTADRCAALARTETAAEVSRRTGLVLDAYFSGTKLAWLLEADPAHRAAAESGQLAAGTIDSWLLWNLTGGRVHATDVTNAGRTMLFDIHTLAWSPPLLDWLNVPAAILPAVQPSGSHFGETAAVGPLPAGIPITAVAGDQHAALFGQACFKPGQAKNTYGTGCFMLMNTGEEAVPSQNRLLTTLAWQLAGQRPQYALEGSVFVAGAAVQWLRDGLGIIASAADSEALATSVADTGGVYLVPAFVGLGAPYWDGFARGTLVGMTRGTHRGHLARATLEAIAYQTRDILDAMGKDSGVSLAELRVDGGATANQFLMQFQADLLGVPVVRQNQVESTAWGAAAMAGLTLGYWADQDTLKGLQGGDRRFEPGLAEGERACLYAGWQRAVSRSRDWVLPASAEA from the coding sequence ATGTCTCGCTACATGCTCGCCATTGACCAGGGCACCACCGGCAGCACCGCGATCGTCTTCAACCAGACCGGCCGGGTGGCGGGCAAGGGTTACCAGGAAATCACCCAGCATTATCCTCAGCCGGGATGGGTCGAGCACGACGCGGAGGAGATCTGGACGCGCACCCTCGCGGCGATCGCCGCCGCGCTCTCACAGGCCGGCATCACCGGGGCGGAACTGGCGGGCATCGGCATCACCAACCAGCGGGAGACGGTCGTCTTGTGGGACCGTACCACCGGGCGTCCGCTGCATCGGGCGATCGTCTGGCAGTGCCGTCGAACCGCGGATCGTTGTGCCGCCCTGGCCCGGACGGAGACGGCCGCGGAGGTCAGCCGGCGCACCGGGCTGGTGCTGGATGCCTACTTCTCCGGCACCAAACTGGCCTGGCTGCTGGAGGCCGACCCGGCCCACCGGGCCGCCGCCGAGAGCGGGCAGCTGGCAGCCGGCACGATCGATAGCTGGCTGCTCTGGAACCTCACGGGTGGCCGGGTCCACGCCACCGACGTGACCAATGCGGGGCGGACCATGCTGTTCGATATCCACACGCTGGCCTGGAGCCCCCCCTTGCTCGACTGGCTGAACGTGCCGGCCGCCATTCTCCCAGCGGTCCAGCCCAGCGGCTCGCATTTCGGGGAAACCGCGGCCGTGGGGCCACTCCCCGCCGGCATCCCGATCACCGCCGTGGCCGGCGATCAGCACGCCGCCCTGTTCGGTCAGGCCTGCTTCAAGCCGGGACAGGCCAAAAACACCTACGGGACAGGCTGCTTCATGCTCATGAACACGGGCGAGGAAGCCGTTCCCAGTCAGAATCGCTTGCTCACGACGCTGGCCTGGCAACTGGCGGGACAAAGACCGCAGTATGCCTTGGAGGGCAGCGTCTTCGTGGCCGGAGCGGCCGTGCAATGGCTGCGCGACGGCTTGGGCATCATCGCCAGCGCGGCGGACAGCGAGGCCCTGGCCACCTCGGTCGCGGACACGGGGGGAGTCTACCTCGTGCCGGCCTTCGTGGGGCTGGGCGCTCCTTACTGGGATGGCTTCGCCCGCGGCACGCTGGTAGGGATGACGCGCGGCACCCATCGGGGGCACCTCGCACGGGCGACCCTGGAGGCGATCGCCTACCAGACCCGAGACATCCTCGATGCGATGGGCAAGGACAGCGGCGTGTCGCTCGCGGAATTGCGGGTGGACGGCGGGGCGACGGCCAACCAGTTCCTGATGCAATTCCAGGCTGACCTGCTCGGTGTCCCCGTGGTGCGGCAAAATCAGGTAGAGAGCACGGCTTGGGGGGCGGCCGCGATGGCGGGACTCACCCTGGGCTACTGGGCAGACCAGGACACCCTGAAAGGCCTGCAGGGTGGGGACCGTCGCTTCGAGCCTGGCCTGGCCGAGGGCGAGCGTGCCTGCCTGTATGCGGGCTGGCAGCGTGCCGTGTCGCGTTCGCGCGACTGGGTGCTGCCGGCCAGCGCAGAGGCGTGA
- a CDS encoding glycerophosphodiester phosphodiesterase family protein, giving the protein MRTLRRFATGWLAGGAIALCLGAALPPVPLPPPAAPGPEGVPPGWWAELQPLLTGGARCRLKIAPHWLEPGEPARAGSLDAFGIATLQKSRMRVVFGPVKSRGDMRQLLTGPLDGLSSERPDLLVEETFAVDLNGDGRPGDWMLDHGSAPFERLELRGEGGAKGVRPGHTLPAFEAAIDQGANCLESPVWLTQDGIPVLADGPWLQRDRVRWSHPGSPAPREAVPDLQAWQLSALRHWTDRGVKQDGYPMQNLDPLLSPVSLAFGRLRGWADVHAWVDLESLLAFVSFYQTYYTLGEGRLHPEAAARGGRARQVQLVLSLPPSGEGNDAARRASATCLAIGTRAGFLARLTLQSTDGRLLAELARRYPGLQLCLQFP; this is encoded by the coding sequence GTGAGAACGCTGCGGCGGTTCGCCACGGGCTGGCTGGCAGGCGGGGCGATCGCCCTTTGCCTCGGGGCGGCCCTCCCCCCGGTGCCCTTGCCTCCCCCTGCGGCTCCGGGGCCGGAGGGAGTACCGCCCGGTTGGTGGGCTGAATTGCAGCCGCTCCTGACGGGCGGGGCCCGTTGTCGGCTCAAGATCGCGCCTCACTGGCTCGAGCCGGGGGAACCCGCACGGGCGGGCTCGCTCGACGCCTTCGGCATCGCGACGCTGCAAAAGTCCCGGATGCGCGTCGTGTTCGGGCCCGTGAAGAGCCGCGGCGACATGCGGCAGTTGCTGACTGGCCCGCTCGACGGCCTGAGCAGCGAGCGACCGGATCTGCTGGTGGAGGAAACCTTTGCCGTCGACCTCAATGGCGATGGACGTCCCGGCGATTGGATGCTCGACCACGGCAGTGCCCCCTTCGAGCGCCTGGAATTGCGAGGCGAGGGCGGCGCCAAGGGGGTGCGGCCGGGCCACACGCTTCCGGCGTTCGAAGCCGCCATCGACCAGGGCGCCAACTGCCTGGAAAGTCCGGTCTGGTTGACGCAGGACGGCATTCCCGTGCTCGCGGATGGTCCCTGGCTCCAACGCGATCGCGTGCGCTGGAGCCATCCTGGCTCACCCGCCCCGCGCGAGGCAGTCCCGGACCTGCAAGCCTGGCAACTGAGCGCGCTGCGCCACTGGACGGATCGCGGGGTGAAGCAGGACGGCTACCCCATGCAAAATCTCGATCCGCTGCTTTCGCCCGTGTCGCTCGCCTTTGGGCGCCTTCGGGGCTGGGCCGACGTGCATGCCTGGGTCGACCTGGAAAGTTTGCTGGCCTTTGTCAGCTTCTACCAGACTTACTACACGCTCGGGGAAGGTCGCCTGCACCCCGAAGCCGCCGCCAGAGGCGGCCGGGCCAGGCAGGTCCAGCTGGTGCTGTCCCTGCCCCCGAGCGGCGAGGGCAACGATGCGGCCCGTCGCGCCAGTGCGACCTGCCTCGCCATCGGCACGCGAGCCGGCTTTCTGGCGCGCCTGACCCTGCAAAGCACCGACGGTCGGTTACTGGCGGAACTGGCGCGCCGCTACCCCGGGCTGCAACTCTGCCTCCAGTTCCCCTGA
- a CDS encoding HEAT repeat domain-containing protein yields the protein MAEPDELIAGLFDRRFLFGLIRRRRTARAIAGWGDAEAVEPLCRALVEVTDPAVHRIALERLGALTEQVAIDVVCEYWAATRNPRLAALITEKGWQAEYAPLPRLLGKLFRGELTDLVQLEPDEIPVLLDATGDTDARVAEAARQVATHLQRADSVQRLVDLALLADDVRALKVLRDAGYQGGDPATRVQLLLLSEQVAVYLSFDPSGTHLGEVLKTAPLPRRQRLAEVARNHHLLPWTYAVRTLGLAEILPSEWDSLLLVLAEHGAYEDIWKWSVRAPVPVSMRYVRHLAELDWAPPPASPQGALFGKLASLAPRCEGDLQDLEERISERTIFEGAPGQATVLATSSDWHYMAVGGDHHDVRIFSLPDGEPVGTVEGMPGWTRALAFAGMGRLLAVATMTNRTQVLRLPDALPVASLETVDVTAIAFRGDGRLLAASCGARIDLWDVEKSRIVHALGNQGRPVKRLELSPRGSLLAAWGGDGVARVWSLPEGALLSAFDGAEGGLAVLSFSPDERFLAISDRGGIVRVYELPSCELVTEIAAETKVVRAIAFRPDGLAIAVGGHDHCVRLFSLPDGDLLGQMHAYAGASTLSWNSLGQLMTAATEGNRSARLWFPALPPMTVQALQTARADEIAWAQRRHSDPDLPRDERAWLTAWGTLAMAARGALPRRDATGARG from the coding sequence GTGGCAGAGCCAGATGAGCTGATCGCAGGTCTGTTCGACCGCCGATTTTTGTTCGGTCTCATCCGCCGGCGCCGCACGGCCCGCGCGATCGCCGGCTGGGGTGACGCCGAGGCGGTGGAACCCCTGTGCCGGGCCCTGGTCGAGGTCACAGACCCCGCCGTCCATCGGATCGCCCTGGAACGTCTGGGGGCCCTCACCGAGCAGGTGGCGATCGACGTCGTCTGCGAATACTGGGCCGCGACCCGCAACCCCCGCCTGGCTGCGCTGATCACGGAAAAGGGCTGGCAGGCGGAATACGCGCCACTGCCTCGTTTGCTGGGGAAGTTGTTCCGCGGTGAACTGACCGACCTGGTGCAGCTTGAACCCGATGAGATTCCCGTGCTGCTCGATGCCACGGGGGATACCGATGCCCGCGTGGCCGAGGCCGCTCGTCAGGTGGCCACCCACTTGCAGCGAGCCGATTCGGTTCAACGCCTGGTCGACCTGGCCTTGCTTGCCGACGACGTGCGCGCGCTCAAGGTGCTGCGCGATGCGGGATATCAGGGAGGTGACCCGGCCACGCGCGTGCAGTTGCTCTTGCTGAGTGAACAGGTGGCCGTTTACCTCTCCTTCGACCCTTCCGGGACGCACCTCGGGGAGGTTCTCAAAACCGCCCCGCTGCCTCGTCGTCAGCGGCTGGCGGAGGTGGCGCGGAACCATCACCTGTTGCCCTGGACTTATGCCGTGCGCACGCTCGGCCTGGCCGAGATCTTGCCCTCCGAATGGGATTCCCTGTTGCTGGTATTGGCGGAGCACGGGGCCTACGAAGACATCTGGAAGTGGTCGGTGCGGGCGCCGGTCCCCGTCTCGATGCGCTATGTGCGTCACCTGGCCGAACTGGACTGGGCGCCACCGCCTGCTTCGCCGCAAGGCGCGCTCTTCGGCAAGCTGGCGAGTCTGGCCCCGCGCTGTGAGGGGGACTTGCAAGACCTGGAGGAGCGTATCAGCGAGCGCACCATCTTCGAAGGCGCGCCAGGCCAGGCCACCGTGCTTGCCACCAGTTCGGATTGGCACTACATGGCGGTCGGAGGAGACCACCACGACGTGCGTATCTTCTCGCTGCCGGACGGGGAACCGGTCGGCACGGTCGAGGGGATGCCCGGCTGGACTCGAGCCCTGGCCTTTGCAGGGATGGGGCGCTTGCTCGCCGTCGCCACCATGACCAATCGCACGCAGGTGTTGCGGCTGCCGGATGCGCTGCCGGTGGCCTCGCTTGAAACGGTCGACGTCACGGCGATCGCCTTTCGGGGCGATGGACGCCTGCTGGCGGCGTCCTGCGGGGCGCGTATCGACCTGTGGGACGTGGAAAAATCCCGCATCGTGCATGCCCTGGGCAATCAAGGGCGCCCGGTCAAGCGCCTGGAACTCTCCCCGCGCGGCAGTTTGCTGGCGGCCTGGGGGGGCGACGGCGTCGCCCGCGTCTGGTCGTTGCCGGAGGGTGCCTTGCTGAGCGCCTTCGACGGGGCGGAAGGCGGTTTGGCCGTGCTGTCTTTCAGTCCGGACGAGCGCTTTCTGGCCATCTCAGACCGGGGAGGCATCGTGCGGGTGTATGAACTCCCTTCTTGCGAACTGGTGACCGAGATTGCCGCTGAAACCAAAGTGGTGCGGGCGATCGCCTTCCGGCCCGACGGCCTGGCCATCGCGGTGGGGGGCCACGACCACTGCGTGCGGCTGTTCTCCTTACCAGACGGTGACCTGCTCGGGCAGATGCACGCCTATGCGGGTGCCTCCACTTTGTCCTGGAACAGCCTCGGCCAGCTGATGACGGCGGCAACCGAGGGCAACCGCAGTGCCCGCCTCTGGTTCCCGGCCCTCCCGCCGATGACGGTTCAGGCCTTGCAGACGGCGCGTGCTGACGAGATTGCCTGGGCCCAGCGCCGCCACAGCGATCCCGACTTGCCGCGAGACGAGCGGGCCTGGCTGACGGCTTGGGGCACGCTGGCGATGGCGGCGCGGGGCGCCTTGCCGCGCCGCGATGCCACTGGCGCCAGGGGCTGA
- a CDS encoding ankyrin repeat domain-containing protein, with product MPRLASMGVALLGACLLWTSGGHAQVILLPCADCPPETGLALPVPSQPAVQNVPGGYAIEQALFEAVSRGDLAACRELVERGARVDARDATGLTPLAWAAQRGRTEIARLLLLHGAARNPADGYGFTPLMWSAQEGHTELVALLLAAGANPRVSTEGGVTALALAQLGHHAQPAALIRSALTGRLPVLPPGPSRRLGRAPLSPAPAPTRRPMPPLAGAVASNSPALGPSAQAASSASALVTQPVAGTPDVAPAPTGPVPAPVATSSTLAPLPASFGATPSASAAVPGSPAAGAIAPAQNLLASAAQLLPAQDISVAGWSRIQRSREEFRRDYATFLKGLEANRNSLFWAVPNLDELLGREIATFHDELERTRDARASRVALERAKALQTQNRESRFARYVIEADQVLSAAGL from the coding sequence ATGCCTCGCCTTGCTTCGATGGGGGTCGCCCTGCTCGGGGCGTGTTTGCTCTGGACATCCGGCGGCCACGCGCAGGTGATCCTCCTCCCCTGTGCGGACTGTCCACCGGAAACGGGGCTGGCCTTGCCCGTGCCGTCCCAACCGGCAGTCCAGAACGTGCCCGGCGGCTATGCCATCGAGCAGGCCCTGTTCGAGGCCGTGTCGCGAGGAGACCTGGCGGCCTGTCGCGAACTCGTTGAGCGAGGGGCGCGCGTGGATGCGCGAGACGCGACCGGCCTGACCCCGCTGGCCTGGGCCGCCCAGCGTGGCCGGACCGAAATTGCCCGGTTGCTGCTGTTGCACGGGGCGGCCCGCAACCCGGCCGACGGCTACGGGTTTACGCCCTTGATGTGGTCCGCCCAGGAAGGTCACACGGAGCTGGTTGCCTTGTTGCTGGCCGCCGGGGCCAATCCCCGCGTCAGCACCGAAGGGGGCGTCACGGCGCTGGCCCTGGCCCAGCTAGGCCACCATGCCCAGCCGGCGGCCTTGATTCGCAGTGCCCTGACAGGGCGCCTGCCCGTGCTTCCCCCGGGCCCCTCTCGACGGCTCGGTCGGGCTCCGCTGTCTCCTGCCCCTGCGCCCACACGCCGCCCGATGCCTCCCCTGGCGGGAGCTGTGGCGTCCAATTCTCCGGCGCTTGGGCCGAGCGCGCAGGCCGCTTCTTCCGCGTCGGCCCTGGTCACCCAACCTGTCGCCGGCACGCCTGACGTGGCCCCCGCCCCCACCGGCCCCGTGCCCGCTCCGGTGGCGACGTCGAGCACGCTCGCGCCGCTGCCCGCGTCCTTCGGGGCCACCCCATCCGCTTCCGCGGCCGTACCGGGCAGCCCGGCCGCCGGTGCGATCGCCCCGGCCCAGAACCTGCTCGCCTCCGCCGCCCAGCTGTTGCCTGCCCAGGACATCTCGGTCGCTGGCTGGTCCCGGATTCAGCGTTCCCGCGAGGAATTCCGCCGGGATTACGCGACCTTCTTGAAAGGCTTGGAAGCCAACCGGAACAGCCTGTTCTGGGCGGTGCCCAATCTAGATGAATTGCTTGGCCGGGAAATCGCCACCTTTCACGATGAACTCGAACGCACCCGCGACGCCCGGGCTTCCCGCGTGGCGCTGGAACGCGCCAAAGCCTTGCAAACGCAGAATCGCGAGAGCCGCTTTGCTCGGTATGTGATCGAGGCGGATCAGGTGCTGAGCGCGGCCGGACTCTGA
- a CDS encoding M14 family metallopeptidase, producing MPFLNRAKRASLLATTMSLLAGCGLATTSVAPTKQPSRVAALAGAKERTVVTLHFRDRATLEQLAAEGVDLFENVDHERRTVGATINPHTRLLLQRLGVRYDIKQTSTVKGFPAGYGSVTVVQDEVRKLAQAYPQLVEAIEIGKSFEGQPVLAARITAKPKENLPAVRLTGGVHARELVPVELMRNLSKTLVEGYGKDATVTRLLDTRHVWVVPVVNPDGRVRVQQGNAMWRKNTRPTGGMGGGGVDINRNADDHWQQGDSSKWSDAYRGEAPFSEPETQAIRDLALKVRFKASFDVHCYGGMVLWPPGYSTEYSPDEARFKAIGEKIAKPLGYKHGTIARTIYKTYGDIATWEYVKLGTLAFAAELNDGEFAPDFNQVERDWTLWRNHFLYFIDAAANDKAVHAQEGRLLGFQGF from the coding sequence ATGCCGTTTCTCAATCGCGCCAAGCGCGCCTCGCTCCTGGCCACCACGATGAGCTTGCTCGCCGGCTGCGGCTTGGCCACGACCAGCGTCGCGCCGACCAAGCAACCTTCTCGGGTGGCGGCACTCGCTGGCGCCAAAGAGCGCACCGTGGTGACCCTGCACTTCCGCGACCGCGCCACGCTCGAACAGCTGGCCGCCGAAGGCGTCGACCTGTTCGAAAACGTCGACCACGAACGGCGGACCGTGGGGGCCACCATCAATCCGCACACGCGTCTGCTGCTGCAACGCCTGGGCGTCCGCTATGACATCAAGCAGACCAGCACGGTCAAGGGTTTTCCGGCCGGCTACGGCTCGGTGACGGTGGTTCAGGACGAGGTGCGCAAGCTGGCGCAGGCCTACCCCCAACTCGTGGAAGCGATCGAAATCGGCAAGTCGTTCGAAGGGCAGCCGGTGCTGGCTGCCCGCATCACCGCCAAGCCGAAGGAAAATTTGCCGGCGGTGCGTCTGACCGGCGGCGTCCACGCGCGCGAACTGGTGCCGGTCGAACTGATGCGCAATCTCAGCAAGACGCTGGTGGAAGGTTACGGCAAGGATGCCACCGTGACCCGGCTTCTGGACACGCGTCATGTCTGGGTCGTGCCGGTGGTGAACCCCGACGGACGGGTGCGCGTGCAGCAAGGCAACGCGATGTGGCGGAAGAACACGCGGCCCACCGGCGGCATGGGCGGGGGCGGGGTCGACATCAACCGCAATGCGGATGACCACTGGCAGCAGGGGGATAGCTCGAAGTGGTCCGATGCCTACCGCGGCGAAGCCCCCTTCTCGGAGCCCGAGACCCAGGCCATCCGGGATCTGGCCTTGAAAGTCCGCTTCAAGGCGTCGTTCGACGTTCACTGCTATGGCGGTATGGTGCTGTGGCCCCCGGGCTACTCGACCGAGTACTCGCCCGATGAAGCCCGTTTCAAGGCCATCGGTGAGAAAATCGCCAAGCCGCTCGGCTACAAGCACGGGACGATCGCACGGACCATCTACAAGACTTATGGCGACATTGCGACCTGGGAATACGTGAAACTTGGCACGCTGGCGTTCGCGGCCGAACTGAATGACGGGGAGTTCGCCCCCGACTTCAACCAGGTCGAGCGCGACTGGACCCTGTGGCGCAATCACTTCCTGTACTTCATCGACGCGGCGGCCAACGACAAGGCCGTCCACGCGCAAGAAGGCCGTCTGCTGGGCTTCCAGGGCTTCTGA
- a CDS encoding MBL fold metallo-hydrolase yields the protein MTAPVPDPETLTAPVSLSLSATRPRWWHWLGAGCLSLGLPAFGLEWWLAAPTYPGPISDHFDGAVFSNLAPFPPRNPMDLLRWRLSSDSKPWPEWVPLAPGRRVPPKRSHSLRITFINHATTLIQLDGINLLTDPVYSERVGPFGWLGPARHQAPGVPFEALPPIDAVLVSHSHYDHMDLATIARLQERDQPIVMAGLGTRGLFQKQGLPHARLVELDWWQTHPVRGVQITFTPAQHWSARALRDRRRMLWGSFMVSGVRQQAYFAGDTGAGPHFKLIRDRLGQPDVALLPIGAYEPRWFMKPQHLNPDDAVEAHRALAAESSIGIHWGTFKLSGEGLRQPVDDLRKACQARGISPTSFRVLEHGEGLSWAPR from the coding sequence ATGACGGCCCCTGTACCAGATCCCGAAACGCTCACCGCCCCCGTGTCGCTCTCCCTCAGCGCCACCCGCCCTCGCTGGTGGCACTGGCTGGGGGCCGGCTGCTTGAGCCTTGGACTGCCCGCCTTTGGCCTGGAATGGTGGCTGGCGGCGCCGACCTACCCGGGGCCCATCAGTGACCATTTTGACGGGGCGGTCTTCAGCAATCTGGCGCCTTTTCCGCCCCGCAACCCGATGGACCTGCTGCGCTGGCGCCTGAGCAGTGACAGCAAACCCTGGCCGGAATGGGTCCCCCTGGCACCCGGACGTCGCGTTCCACCCAAACGCTCTCACAGCCTGCGTATCACCTTCATCAATCACGCGACGACCCTGATCCAGCTGGACGGCATCAACCTGCTGACGGACCCGGTTTATAGCGAACGGGTCGGGCCCTTCGGCTGGCTGGGGCCGGCCCGCCACCAGGCGCCCGGGGTGCCGTTCGAGGCCCTGCCACCGATCGATGCCGTGCTGGTCAGCCACAGCCACTACGACCATATGGACCTGGCGACGATCGCCCGCCTGCAGGAACGGGACCAGCCGATCGTGATGGCGGGGCTCGGCACGCGGGGGCTGTTCCAAAAGCAGGGGCTGCCCCACGCCCGGCTGGTCGAGCTGGACTGGTGGCAGACCCACCCGGTGCGCGGGGTGCAGATCACCTTCACGCCCGCCCAGCACTGGTCGGCGCGGGCTTTGCGCGACCGTCGGCGCATGCTTTGGGGCAGTTTCATGGTCTCCGGCGTCAGGCAGCAGGCTTACTTTGCGGGCGATACCGGAGCTGGTCCTCATTTCAAGCTGATCCGCGATCGCCTCGGCCAACCCGATGTGGCCCTGCTGCCGATCGGCGCCTATGAACCACGCTGGTTCATGAAGCCGCAGCACCTGAACCCCGACGATGCGGTGGAAGCCCATCGGGCCCTGGCCGCCGAAAGCAGCATCGGAATCCACTGGGGCACGTTCAAGCTGAGCGGCGAGGGGCTGCGGCAGCCGGTCGATGACTTGCGGAAGGCCTGTCAGGCGCGGGGCATTTCGCCGACCAGCTTTCGCGTGCTGGAGCACGGCGAGGGGCTCTCCTGGGCGCCTCGCTGA